The genomic DNA TAGAAGACATGATGGAAGTTGGAAATTAAATGTTGCAGTGATTTTCAAAATTATTCCGTTAATGCTTCCAATTTTGCCTTGAGACTTTTACTCTTGAGAAGTTGATAAAGAGAAATCGTCAGCAATCCAATTTGAATCACCAACCCCGCAGTAAACCCGATCGGAATTGCGTACAAGCCCATTTTATCCAACAACATTGCGCTCACGCCCATGGTCACCGCAATCGTGCTCACGTGAATCAAGGACGGGCGTTGGGTGTTTTTGAGGGCATAATGCGCACGGGCAAGCAGGTGCATTCCGCTCTCAAACGGGATGGAAATTGTGTAAACCATGAGCAAAGCGGCCGTGGCTTTAATCGCGGTTTCATCGAATTGTCCTCCTCCGAATAAAATTTTGATGGCCGGATAACTCACGAGCGCCAAGGCTCCGCCCGCCAATCCGGTGTAAACCGCGGTTTTGATGCCTCGACTTTTTATAATTTCTCCAAATTTACGATATTTTTTCTCTGCTGCAGCCGTCGAAAGTTCGGCAAAGGCTGCGAGGGAAATGGAAATTCCAATCAAACTCACGGGCACGCTCTGAAAATTGCGCGCAAAAGAATAAATGGTCGTACTCCCCGGATCAAGTTGAGTGGTGAGTCTAACAAACCACCACAACATGAGTTGCCACATCCCGAGCTGTGCGATTTTTGGGATCATGAGCCATGCGGTTTCTTTCATGGCCGGAGTAAAACCCAAGGTCCATTGAGGTCGATACCCGTAACGAATCATGGCCGGGACACGAATCAATAAATGTAAAAAGGCCCCTAAAATCGTGCCCATCACAATCCCCGTGGTTTGAAAATGAGGCGCAAAAAATAAAACACCGAGAATGATTCCCAGGTTATAAAGAGCGGGGGAAAGCCCATACCACAAAAACTCTTTGAGGCTGATGAGCACATTTCCAAACATATTACTCAACGTGAAAAACAAAGGAGACAACAACATGAGGCGCGTTACCTGGATGTATTCATGTTGTTGTTCCGGAGAAAAACCCGGAACCAACTGATTCGCAATAAAGGGAAGAATCAATGCGAAAATTCCACAAGTGATGACAAGGATGATCAGACATAAATTTAAAATTTGATTGGTGTACGTGATGGCTTTTTCTTTATTTTCTTTATCCAATTGCGTAAAAATCGGCACAAAAGCCGCGGACAAGGCCCCCACGGCAAAAACCGCCAAGAAAAAATCAGGAACCACAAAAGCGGCATTGTACACATCGAGGGTGGACCCGGCGCCAAACGTTTGAGCAAAAGTTCGGTCACGCAAAAGCCCCAATGCATAACTCAGCCCGGAGGTGAGCGTCAACGTAAATGCAGTATGATACAACAGATTTTTAAAACCGCCGGCCGCTTCTTTTCTTTGTTGAAATTTCCGGAAAAAGGAAAACATGAGAAACGAATTTTAAAGCGCCCAGCCCCATGGATTAATAAGAAGAATCGTCTTCGGTCTCGAGAACCAAACCCAAATCTTCTTCTTTAACGGCATTTTCATCCACTTCATCATCATCTTCTTCCATGGTTTCAAATTCATCTCCCTCTTCTTCATCGACACGCGTCATTTCTTCTCTTTTCTCTTTTTCTCCATCGCAAGTGCATTCGCATTCGGGAAGACCGCATCCTTCGCAAACCGGACAATCACTGCCACAAGAACATTCATCCATATCTTAAAAATTAACATTTAAAAAGGCACCCCCCATTTTCATCATTTCGTAAGGAAATGCAATAGAATTTTAACGGAAAGAGCTTATAATTTTTTTACCATGAAATTTTTAGCAGGAGCGGTTCAATTGGATGCCATACTTGGGAAAGTGACTGAAAATCTTTGCCGTGCCGAGCACTATATCCAGAAAGCTGCAAAAGCCGGAGTAAAACTTTTAGTTTTACCGGAGTTGTTTTCTACGGGCTATGATTTAAAAAATCAGACCGCACGTTTTGCCGAGACCGAAAAAGGACCAACTCCTCAGTTTCTCCTTCAGATGGCTAAAAAATATGGGTTACACCTTACCGGAAGCTACATTGAAAAAAGTCGCGGCAAACCTTTTAACACCGCTCTTTTGGTGGGTCCTAAAGGCTTTATTGGAAAACATCGAAAAGTAAATTTATGGGGAGAAGAACAGCGTTATTTTAAGGCTGGGAATTCTTTTAAGGTCTTTAAAACCGAACTGGG from Candidatus Gracilibacteria bacterium includes the following:
- the murJ gene encoding murein biosynthesis integral membrane protein MurJ; this translates as MFSFFRKFQQRKEAAGGFKNLLYHTAFTLTLTSGLSYALGLLRDRTFAQTFGAGSTLDVYNAAFVVPDFFLAVFAVGALSAAFVPIFTQLDKENKEKAITYTNQILNLCLIILVITCGIFALILPFIANQLVPGFSPEQQHEYIQVTRLMLLSPLFFTLSNMFGNVLISLKEFLWYGLSPALYNLGIILGVLFFAPHFQTTGIVMGTILGAFLHLLIRVPAMIRYGYRPQWTLGFTPAMKETAWLMIPKIAQLGMWQLMLWWFVRLTTQLDPGSTTIYSFARNFQSVPVSLIGISISLAAFAELSTAAAEKKYRKFGEIIKSRGIKTAVYTGLAGGALALVSYPAIKILFGGGQFDETAIKATAALLMVYTISIPFESGMHLLARAHYALKNTQRPSLIHVSTIAVTMGVSAMLLDKMGLYAIPIGFTAGLVIQIGLLTISLYQLLKSKSLKAKLEALTE